In Takifugu flavidus isolate HTHZ2018 chromosome 1, ASM371156v2, whole genome shotgun sequence, the DNA window ACAGCAGCACCAGTTTCGTCACAACTTGTCTCGATTCCCAAAACGAGCCTGGACAATGTTGCTTTTCCAAACGATGCCGAGCACCAAAAACTATGTCTCAAATGTAGAGTATTTACTTttgaggaaaacatttttaaggaGGAATGCGAGTTAAAgtaatttaataacaaaattTAACCTTGCATTACTTGCTATTTATTGTCCTActttaaagaataaaatagTGAATCAAAAAGTGGCAACATTACGTCTGTTGACAGCACAAACTACTAAAAACGTAAAATAACCTATCCAAAAGGAGACATCAGTTTTTACTCGTGGACTTCCGGATGAAGTGTCACGTGCAAATATTTCCGATCGTCGGGCATAGTTAAATATCGTCTTTTTCACTTtaagaaatttttaaaaaatcaagtCAAATACATATTTTCCTGATAGAATTTCCCCCCATCTATTAAGGATTAGACTTTAATATTTATGGGGAAAGACTTTAACAGTCATACCAGGGAACAAATGTTTGATGCTAAGTTTCCGGGGTCTATTTTGTTTGTTGCACGCGATTGAATGCATGGAGTAGCGAGAATAACTGGTTTCTTTGCTAAAGCAGTATTTTCATCAACGTGTTGATGTCGAATGAGGTAAAACATTCTATTCATTGTGTTTTTAACCTTTGTTGTCGAAGTGTTCTATAATTTTAGcgaattttgtttattttgttataGTATAGATTTATTTGGGTATAGTTCTAAAATATCTACGGGACAAATCGCTGTATATCAAGTTAATTATGCATTTGTTATGCAACACAAAAAATAACGTATTTTATTCTTCGTCAAGAGACAATAGAGTGATCTTTGCTCTTGACAAGTCACTTCcgttattgctttttttttttttacgagaTAGGTGATCTCAAACTTGTTACCTTCTGAACGGTTTGAACTCCTGTTGCGAGATTAACCAGCATTATTATCCAATGAGATTaaggaaaaagaagacaaacagaacaaactCGTTCGGATCTTTAACAGGTATTTTATGTTGACTTTTCTAAAGGAGTCATGGAACATCCATCTTGTATTTTGGAGGAACTGAAGCAGTTTGTCATAAACGATGCCCCACCAACAGTGTACTACATTCCAGATTTCATATCGGAACAGGAGGAGACCTACCTTCAACAGCAGGTGTACAAGTCTCCAAAGCCTAAATGGACTCAACTGTCAGGCAGAAGGCTTCAGAACTGGGGAGGGTTGCCACATCCCAAAGGTATGCTGGCAGAAAAGATACCCGACTGGCTCCAGAAATACTGCGAGAAGATTTCCTCTTTGGGTGCTTTTGGTGGAAAAACTGCCAATCACATTCTGGTAAATGAGTATAAACCAGGAGAGGGGATCATGCCTCATGAAGACGGTCCTCTGTACTaccccaccatcaccacaatCAGCTTGGGGTCTCATACGCTCCTCGATTTCTACACACCTGTCGGAAGCATGCAAGGCGATGCGCCACAGACGGAGGAGAACcgcttcctcttctccttgtTGGTCAAGCCTCGCAGTCTTCTCATCCTGCAGGATGACATGTACCAGAGGCTCCTCCACGGCATCCGGCCCTGCGACCAGGATACTCTGACCGAGAAGGCGGTGAACCTTTTAGCTGCTGGGACTCAACCTGGAGAAATCCTGACCAGGTCCACCCGCATATCACTGACCATACGACACGTGCCCAATGTCATGAAGGCCAAGCTGTTATTGGGGAGGAAATGAAGACAAGACATGCATTCTGATTTTCCAAATGTAACTTTCTTTAGGCCTTATTCCAAACTGTGTTGCACTCAGTACTAACATACATAAAACCAATCAACAAAATTGTTGTGACTATGtttggatggatttttttttcaaatgcagcatttaaCTGTCAACCTGATAGGGGATAAAAGTAGCTTCAGATTCTAAGCAAATATTTGATTTCCATGCTTAATCATGTACTTTAGCTTTTTCGATAGATTTGTGAGTGTGTTCAGCAGTGATGATTTACACATTTGAAATCTCAACCTGCCATGGTGCTGTcattttaatagatttttttatGAATTGATAAACCGGTAAGTACTGAGAAAATACGCATTTCCTCAATTGTGAGAACAATAGTTGACTTGTGTAGTGTGTGTAACACCATAAAATATGACAGATATTGTGGATCATTCCTGCCTTTACAGCTTTTTATGTTAGCATGATGGATCAAAACTATGAGGCTGGATCTTCAAAAAACACTTTTCAGCCCTTGTCGGCCATCAGGTGGAGCTTTTTGTGAGAAAGCCGTTTACAGGGAGGGCTTCAATCCTCAATCTCATGAAAACCCCGtctggtttgtttggttttatcgGGGTGGGCTCTGCCCTTACAGTTCTGTGACACTGGCAGTGGCTAATTTTTAGCACCATGACTTATGAAATGTATATCTCACAGGAGCACATTGGATTGATGGAGCCACAGCCGAAACGCTGGAAGGGCCCAATGTGCGTCACGGAGGACTCCTGGGTTGCTTATCCTGTGCTGTCGGATGAAGAGTCTCAAGACATCGAGATGATCGAGGCATTCGCCGCACCCATCGTTGACAAAAAGGAGACATCGCGCTTAGTCCGGGAGCTCGGTAGCATCCACCCCTTGAATGGCCTTGAGCACTTGAAGCGGGTGCGTGCCGTTAAGGACAAAGCCAGCCCTCACTCTCTGGAGGTCCTGCTGTGCCTTGTTCACGATGCTCCAAACACTGAGGCGCCGGTCAGCATAGACTCGCTGCTTTCCAGTGCCGTCAGTTCTGAGGGGTTGGGCCAGCCGTTTGTGGTTAACGTCCCGGCTCGTGCACCTTTGACCCGACCCCAGTTTGAGCTGGTGAGCAAACAGTGGCCGACCTCTTTCCACGAGGACAAACAGGTAACTTTAGCTTTGAAAGGGGAGCTCTTCAGCCCAGAGCAGAAGGCCAGGATGCAGTCATACATGATGTccgctgtggctgcagctgaagcgGGGAAAGAACTGGGAATGGAGGCAGTTGGTGCGGCGATGGTTGACCCATCCACAGAGACCGTCGTAGCGGTGGGCCACGATTGCAGAGCGGACCACCCCCTACATCACGCAGCGATGGTCTGTATTGATCTGGTGGCTCGCAGCCAGGGAGGCGGCTGCTACCGTTTCGACAGATACCCGTCTTGCAGCTTCACACCACCGGACTCTGATGTGACAGCTCAGCCGTACATCTGCACCGGGTATGACCTGTATGTGACCAGAGAACCTTGCCTCATGTGCGCCATGGCCCTGGTTCACTCTAGGATAGGCCGGATCTTTTACGGAACAGGCTCAGCTGACGGGGCTTTTGGTACCAAATATAAACTGCATTCACAGAAGGATTTAAACCATCGCTTTGAGGTTTATAAAGGAGTTCTAGGCAGGCAGTGTGAGGAACTgaaaaaatgacaatatttaaaatgaaaattcacaggtttaaa includes these proteins:
- the adat3 gene encoding probable inactive tRNA-specific adenosine deaminase-like protein 3, with the translated sequence MSNEEHIGLMEPQPKRWKGPMCVTEDSWVAYPVLSDEESQDIEMIEAFAAPIVDKKETSRLVRELGSIHPLNGLEHLKRVRAVKDKASPHSLEVLLCLVHDAPNTEAPVSIDSLLSSAVSSEGLGQPFVVNVPARAPLTRPQFELVSKQWPTSFHEDKQVTLALKGELFSPEQKARMQSYMMSAVAAAEAGKELGMEAVGAAMVDPSTETVVAVGHDCRADHPLHHAAMVCIDLVARSQGGGCYRFDRYPSCSFTPPDSDVTAQPYICTGYDLYVTREPCLMCAMALVHSRIGRIFYGTGSADGAFGTKYKLHSQKDLNHRFEVYKGVLGRQCEELKK
- the alkbh6 gene encoding alpha-ketoglutarate-dependent dioxygenase alkB homolog 6, whose product is MRLRKKKTNRTNSFGSLTDFISEQEETYLQQQVYKSPKPKWTQLSGRRLQNWGGLPHPKGMLAEKIPDWLQKYCEKISSLGAFGGKTANHILVNEYKPGEGIMPHEDGPLYYPTITTISLGSHTLLDFYTPVGSMQGDAPQTEENRFLFSLLVKPRSLLILQDDMYQRLLHGIRPCDQDTLTEKAVNLLAAGTQPGEILTRSTRISLTIRHVPNVMKAKLLLGRK